cttaatgttcctcatttccttgcaggttgtcgggccttggggcttgtagggaagttagttgttgatcctgtgtgggaggcACTTTCTAGGAAGGAAAATGTGCTGGTAATGAATGGCAGGTATCAGGAGCTTGTCAGAAAGCTTAGAGAGTGGCAGGTGGATGGAGCTTAACTTCTTACAGGGGAAGTGACTCTCTTTGAGGACATGGCTGTCCATGATAGTcctgttttaaagtgtttgactagaaagactgacatatattttgatggtttgacagtgcaggctgttgagatagttttagccagcctggttagggtgtgtagcagcatgctagcggaccacttagtgcatggacgctatgcagatgtgtctgaggaattGGTTGACCAACTTGCCTCAGCACCTAAAACCAATGTCAGTTGTGAGCGTGATTTTGGGGTTTTTGATAGGCTTCTTCGAGAGAAAGCTagggcaaaggtcaacacactagagggcatgatgcttttcaagcagaatcggtcttgggaatggctgtcagggttagatagagacaggaaagcacaggtgttatctgtagctagagcatcagtgcaagaacagagagccgttttctgtgagcgtgctcaagccattagggatgagagactTAGGATTTTGTAGGCGTCTTGggtcaaagagagaaagagggaagttagggatgttgccacaaagcaaaagctgacattggagatcggtaagtatgggggcttgtggacaactttagatgaaatagatgagcaactagagagtttaggtgagagatccaaactgttagctgtatcagcacagttgaggtttagacgggtggtactagggatgaaaaattagaatggtgtcttcaatctaagtaaggacaggagaagattgcctttagagactctcactaggaatcttaggagtgtagttcaggcacctctggagttggaggacactgaggataggcagtatgggtgtgcatcagcacatgtttttgcagaggcaaaggctgaatttatacgccttgctgagaagcagcaggcacttgttcgggattcaggtaggaaggggggggggctctcaaaggtcatagtacctgatgtgcagtcggcagaccagctccttggtaaaatcatcagacatgataggcaggaaaataaagcacatgtacatagatagtgatgatgggttGGAGTGCTGGTATCCAGGTAGAGTAGTGGGCTGTAGCAGAGGTAGTTTACTTGTTGTAGAGTACGAGGGTGAGGACGAACAGGAGGGGGTTTACGAATGTCGTCGTTTAgatgattatttaaatcatgaagtcagatttacataggttgtaaagcaaggctgttgagcgggatttaaaagccaacagtatagagtagggcattggcagttagactgttgagcgggatttaaaagccaacagtatagagtagggcattggcagttagactgttgagcgggatttaaaagccaacagtatagagtagggcattggcagttagactgttgagatggatttaaaagccaacagtatagagtagggcattggcagttagacgaaggtataaaacttcagaaaagagaagaaaaatgcaaaaagataaataattctgaagaatttgaaaatttagcagaagattatttgctggagtttcaaaaggcctgaaatgtatgttagaaaggacctgcagcaagatgaaggcagaaaagtacagaaaagagaagaaaaaagcaaAAGTAatggcagttggaaggtactgctgtgaaaggtatttttgaaaggacctggagcaagatgaaggcagaaaacagaagaaaagaagaagaaaaatgcaaaacaataagggcaaaaattcagaaagatgagctgcaggaaaatgtgaaaatttagcagaaaaccagttgctgatgtctgggttgaacgaatttgaaggtagaaggacaacactggaatgacttgaacttcctggaaaaacgtagcatccgttggtcattggcaacagactggcaacatttctaacctagggcctgttgcacaaaactaggataagggattaagccaggatatcttggtgatcctggctcaattgatccgtaatccggttgcactaaagatggatagggggcaggaggatatgttatggtataaattaccatggagatttattctgtggagctagcctgctccagaccaggctaaattccaggatctatttaatctcatccctaatgtcagtcagcagtcaccacaaatggaaaccaatagttatttcactgctcactatacattgttatcacatataactagacccactgtcattatttaaacgtttgtgatcattaatttcaatgattttggataaaaaatgatttttagatgatgttgctatcattagataatttacagtttcccatagactataaggctatatataaaatgatagaatattagggccacagaggggaaaaaaacacaagtcataatattgtaaccagttgttttaaaggaggacagttgttaaaatgacagatgtggggcatttcgtgaaattgtacttcagtatggtttcataaacaaagacatgctgatgtgccagaatattaagtatcacattgtcataagtatcaaaactgtaaaaacaatatgtagcttttctgcagaaagaaccagcctcataaatttatgactttatcctttttcttcagtgtggccctagtactctgtcatataaacaaatacacattccatatgaatataaaaacacaatgtgtaacattatgttcctttattgaataaggacaaaacaaagcaggtaaaccatcagctcctttcgaaactgaagtcacagtgactctacaagatggaaagcacagaatccaagcatattatacaaaatgatacatacacattcaaaggtctgtatataacacaccctgcatgtctgcacactaaaataaatgcaggacaaatccatacacatcaactgaacagacaaatgaatggatgcagtagcctccctgcagccttgtattacacacagtataccgcacaaacatcataagaggccaaattcgtaaaaaaacgaacccaaaaaaacccaaattcctctgccaccgcaggacatatttaaccaaaattgaaagcacacatactaactaaaataattcaacacatattggtccctcagcagccgaccactgtcgtcatcagggaagattgccggattgtcccagtccatggctggtggcactctgggggccctctccttcctcaggcaggccacattgtggaggacagcacaagccacagtaatatcacatgccctaacagggctgacccttaatttgtgaaggcagtgaaagcgtgccttcaggaggccaaaggtcatttcaactctggccctggtcctggcatgggcatggttgtaggcctgctgtgcttcctgggggtctgtgaaaggtgtcaggagaaaaggctggcagccataccccctgtctcccagcaacacaccagagaattcacctgtcaacacaaaatctcatcattactacctcataaacacagtgatattcttgacacagccatgatggttataaataggggttgtgtggcttaccttgtgataggcactgatagatttcagaggcccgaaagattctggagtcatggactgagccaggccattttgccacaacattgctgatcacacagtcagcattgcagaccatctgaaatcataagatgaggaatattacaccaatcaatgcacatcactggcaatgcagagtgttcgtcaatggacaatatcaaaaagttatgttcacctgaacattaatgctgtgaaaggatttcctattcacaaaatcggcctcatgggcacctgagggggcttttatccttatgtgtgtgcagtccactgcaccaatgacattggggaaacctgtcacacaaagtaatgagtatcctactatgtgttaacagttgtcctgtaatttgtagatcctcttacctgcaatcctatagaactcctctttgatgtcacagagtcttctgtggccagggaaggagatgaagacatctgctaatgctttgatagccagacacacactccttattgtgcggcaaattgtggccttgttcagctgttctgcatcccccactgagtacaggaaggctccactagcaaaaaagcgcaaggccacacaaaccatttgctccacactcagtgcatggctccgtgcagtgcggtgcttaatcctgggacccagtagtctgcatagatacctgatgccatctgcagaaaacctgtatctttcatatagatggtcatcagggaaggccagtgggtccaaccggtccctgaagaccctttctcgcctgaaggctctcctcagcacaagtgcttcttcatccaccacatctcgcacaaatgggcatgccattgtcagagcagaaaggaacacacaattttgggccttcatataggctagtggccacacctggtgctgggggggtgggcaaaagagggcgatgccttataacgatgacttggttgtactgattgctgggaaaataaaaaaaaccttagaaagatgccaccgtcctgtgtgctcacaataagagctcatatgtcatggctcacttgactttacgagaatatacctaatttttattttcagctgtgtcatcttcttggagctgggggaggaaagaaaaataatgattaatacatttgtgttacagttagcatacagtgtacattgaaggcatatctcacctccctctcaagtttttttatttcaaggtccagtttcctaattgtcctcttttttatttcggactccagtgcaagattttccatctttttcttcttgtactgaatgtctatgtctgccagttctatttggcgccggaggtggttgccatacaactttctgatagcttgtgagctctgtgaacacaatacaattagcgcagctggaatttggcaggatgtggtgtccttttattaatacgcactatgttgccaggctggttttcccactgtatagcatctgggtcctgtaaaagaaattagattttttgattttgatgaggactcctcaccattgtagagtaaatagtactttcacagtcttaacatgatacctcatgccttctggaatccagagagatggtctcctcctcatcatcgtctccatcatgtgctgttgctgctgcactggggccttcaccctatcacatttaatcggattcatattgaagctagtagacaagacatgccaggcctacagtatgcctttgatggagtactcactggatcagcatcgtctggtgcttgtgctggtggctctaacaggaacacagtgctgccagacactgcaaggcaataggtaaaccaaagtcagacagtccaaattgattcaatatgaatgtggttgtatcccatgtagagatggaaggacataccttgaatgaagcgggtggcatcttgggaggaacctatgctcgtctctttccccccagggatcccctctaagacgggcctgcctttatttagctccaaggccatgtcctctgctggggtaaggtcagcctttggtgacccaccacccgtgccttgtctgtgggtattctttttcactgctaaaacagtacagacaatgtgtgagcaggcaccttctgggtacaatatatgcttgtgctttgttaaatattagtcagggaccataccattctgcagaatgttcttgtatttgattttgacctgctgccatgtccgttttggcccgttcatgtttaatctacacacacacacacatatttaatggagtcacactgcaaaaaattacttggtatttttgtcttgttttcagtaaaaatatcaaaaaatttatcatagctttatacagtgtgatggagttactttacacaatttcactcatatctgcagtgcatttcaataaaaaatttaaccgtttcataattacagtacaactgcatttttggagatgtgaattaaatatttgaattgtaat
The window above is part of the Osmerus mordax isolate fOsmMor3 chromosome 13, fOsmMor3.pri, whole genome shotgun sequence genome. Proteins encoded here:
- the LOC136955769 gene encoding putative nuclease HARBI1 isoform X2, translating into MATRAAYFSPSEAQILMEAYEEVKDIIKKKGNTATVIKQREKAWQSIADRLNALNMNGPKRTWQQVKIKYKNILQNAVKKNTHRQGTGGGSPKADLTPAEDMALELNKGRPVLEGIPGGKETSIGSSQDATRFIQVSGSTVFLLEPPAQAPDDADPGEGPSAAATAHDGDDDEEETISLDSRRHEDPDAIQWENQPGNISSQAIRKLYGNHLRRQIELADIDIQYKKKKMENLALESEIKKRTIRKLDLEIKKLERELQEDDTADDHLYERYRFSADGIRYLCRLLGPRIKHRTARSHALSVEQMVCVALRFFASGAFLYSVGDAEQLNKATICRTIRSVCLAIKALADVFISFPGHRRLCDIKEEFYRIAVDCTHIRIKAPSGAHEADFVNRKSFHSINVQMVCNADCVISNVVAKWPGSVHDSRIFRASEIYQCLSQGEFSGVLLGDRGYGCQPFLLTPFTDPQEAQQAYNHAHARTRARVEMTFGLLKARFHCLHKLRVSPVRACDITVACAVLHNVACLRKERAPRVPPAMDWDNPAIFPDDDSGRLLRDQYVLNYFS
- the LOC136955769 gene encoding uncharacterized protein isoform X3, yielding MATRAAYFSPSEAQILMEAYEEVKDIIKKKGNTATVIKQREKAWQSIADRLNALNMNGPKRTWQQVKIKYKNILQNAVKKNTHRQGTGGGSPKADLTPAEDMALELNKGRPVLEGIPGGKETSIGSSQDATRFIQVSGSTVFLLEPPAQAPDDADPGEGPSAAATAHDGDDDEEETISLDSRRHEDPDAIQWENQPGNISSQAIRKLYGNHLRRQIELADIDIQYKKKKMENLALESEIKKRTIRKLDLEIKKLERELQEDDTADDHLYERYRFSADGISGAFLYSVGDAEQLNKATICRTIRSVCLAIKALADVFISFPGHRRLCDIKEEFYRIAGFPNVIGAVDCTHIRIKAPSGAHEADFVNRKSFHSINVQMVCNADCVISNVVAKWPGSVHDSRIFRASEIYQCLSQGEFSGVLLGDRGYGCQPFLLTPFTDPQEAQQAYNHAHARTRARVEMTFGLLKARFHCLHKLRVSPVRACDITVACAVLHNVACLRKERAPRVPPAMDWDNPAIFPDDDSGRLLRDQYVLNYFS
- the LOC136955769 gene encoding putative nuclease HARBI1 isoform X1, which encodes MATRAAYFSPSEAQILMEAYEEVKDIIKKKGNTATVIKQREKAWQSIADRLNALNMNGPKRTWQQVKIKYKNILQNAVKKNTHRQGTGGGSPKADLTPAEDMALELNKGRPVLEGIPGGKETSIGSSQDATRFIQVSGSTVFLLEPPAQAPDDADPGEGPSAAATAHDGDDDEEETISLDSRRHEDPDAIQWENQPGNISSQAIRKLYGNHLRRQIELADIDIQYKKKKMENLALESEIKKRTIRKLDLEIKKLERELQEDDTADDHLYERYRFSADGIRYLCRLLGPRIKHRTARSHALSVEQMVCVALRFFASGAFLYSVGDAEQLNKATICRTIRSVCLAIKALADVFISFPGHRRLCDIKEEFYRIAGFPNVIGAVDCTHIRIKAPSGAHEADFVNRKSFHSINVQMVCNADCVISNVVAKWPGSVHDSRIFRASEIYQCLSQGEFSGVLLGDRGYGCQPFLLTPFTDPQEAQQAYNHAHARTRARVEMTFGLLKARFHCLHKLRVSPVRACDITVACAVLHNVACLRKERAPRVPPAMDWDNPAIFPDDDSGRLLRDQYVLNYFS